A single genomic interval of Koleobacter methoxysyntrophicus harbors:
- a CDS encoding ABC transporter permease, with protein MVKACSILSPFLFLVLWEVLSKSDVIDKRLFSTPSLILKTMIQLLATGELFYHVWISVFRIILGFLLGAVPGVILGLSMGLFPLVRSFLKPIVSAAFPIPKLALMPLILIIFGLGEASKVVTIALGVFFLVLINTMAGVMNIEQIYVDVARNFGAGKKEFYLTVALPGALPVIFAGFKIAMGTALLLIVAAELSAARAGIGWMIWRAYDMFDIEKMFSGLIIMSFLGFIFSYCLDLIEKWVIPWKNRE; from the coding sequence ATGGTGAAAGCGTGTTCAATACTATCCCCCTTTTTGTTTTTGGTTTTATGGGAGGTATTGTCTAAATCCGATGTTATTGATAAGCGCTTGTTTTCTACACCTTCCCTGATATTAAAAACAATGATTCAGTTACTGGCAACCGGAGAGCTGTTTTACCATGTATGGATTAGTGTGTTCAGAATAATTCTGGGTTTTTTATTAGGTGCAGTTCCCGGTGTAATCCTCGGCCTGTCAATGGGCCTTTTCCCCCTTGTTAGATCTTTTCTTAAGCCCATAGTGTCTGCCGCATTTCCTATACCTAAACTTGCGCTAATGCCTTTGATTTTAATAATCTTTGGCCTGGGAGAGGCTTCAAAGGTGGTTACGATTGCACTGGGGGTATTCTTCCTTGTCCTGATTAATACAATGGCAGGGGTAATGAACATAGAGCAGATATATGTAGATGTAGCCAGAAATTTTGGAGCCGGAAAAAAGGAGTTTTACCTTACGGTGGCTCTCCCCGGCGCTCTACCCGTGATATTTGCAGGGTTTAAGATTGCAATGGGAACGGCCCTCCTTTTGATCGTTGCTGCTGAGCTCTCCGCCGCAAGGGCAGGTATCGGGTGGATGATATGGAGGGCCTATGATATGTTTGATATCGAAAAGATGTTTTCCGGGCTGATTATCATGTCCTTTTTAGGGTTTATTTTTTCATACTGTTTGGATTTAATAGAAAAATGGGTTATACCGTGGAAAAACAGGGAATAA
- a CDS encoding ABC transporter substrate-binding protein, producing MVKLKILLVLILIATIIVGGCTTTRQPEDIKPGEDNILTPLTPEVTVTVGMKQVVSDAGILIGMAKGYYKELGINIQPTQFNSGQEMINSLAAGQLDVGATVTASGLFNAILRGIPIKIVADKGYNVPGMGYYRLVIRKDLVDEIRDYEDLRGRKIAIVATASLDEIALDRVLNQGGMTTEDVDLQIIRSFPDILMALGNQSIDAGMLIEPFVTQGIEKGMIDPWKDPSEYDPDAQTALLVYGKSIIERPEIAKRFMVGYIKSLRDYNDAFFKNINREEIISILAEYSVVKDPEIYEKMYPTGLNPDGYVREKGIALDLEWYEKRGLLIGGTLTVEEVVDNQYVDAAVKALGKYK from the coding sequence ATGGTGAAATTGAAAATACTGCTTGTATTAATACTGATTGCAACCATCATTGTAGGGGGGTGCACCACAACCAGGCAGCCGGAGGATATCAAACCTGGAGAAGATAACATCTTAACTCCCTTAACCCCGGAAGTAACGGTAACTGTGGGCATGAAGCAGGTAGTATCCGATGCGGGGATCCTTATAGGAATGGCCAAAGGGTATTACAAGGAACTCGGTATTAATATTCAGCCTACCCAGTTTAATTCGGGTCAGGAAATGATAAATTCTCTGGCAGCCGGTCAATTGGATGTAGGTGCAACGGTTACAGCTTCGGGCTTATTCAATGCCATCCTAAGGGGTATTCCGATAAAAATTGTTGCAGATAAAGGGTATAATGTTCCGGGAATGGGGTATTACAGGCTTGTAATAAGAAAGGACCTGGTAGATGAAATCAGGGATTATGAGGACCTCAGGGGCAGAAAAATCGCTATAGTTGCTACCGCTTCTCTGGATGAAATAGCCCTTGACAGGGTATTGAATCAGGGGGGAATGACTACAGAGGACGTAGATCTTCAGATAATAAGGTCCTTTCCGGATATCCTGATGGCTTTGGGTAATCAGAGCATAGATGCCGGGATGTTAATTGAACCCTTCGTAACCCAGGGAATAGAAAAGGGCATGATAGATCCCTGGAAAGACCCTTCAGAATATGACCCGGATGCCCAAACAGCTCTGCTTGTATACGGTAAAAGCATTATAGAACGGCCAGAAATTGCAAAACGCTTTATGGTAGGTTACATAAAGTCATTAAGGGACTATAATGATGCCTTTTTCAAAAACATAAACAGAGAGGAGATAATTTCTATTTTGGCCGAATACTCGGTAGTAAAAGACCCTGAAATTTATGAAAAGATGTATCCGACAGGGTTGAATCCGGATGGATATGTCAGGGAAAAGGGAATAGCCCTGGACCTGGAATGGTATGAAAAAAGAGGACTTCTTATTGGCGGAACCCTTACCGTGGAAGAAGTGGTAGATAATCAGTACGTTGATGCAGCCGTAAAAGCCCTGGGAAAATATAAATAG
- a CDS encoding QueT transporter family protein: MKNFDLKHLIAAALIAAAYAVITIIFAPISYGPMQVRISEALTVLPYITPVAIPGLFVGCIISNIFGGYGIHDVVFGSLATLVAAYLTYKMPKRILAPLPPVIINGLVIGWMLHFLLNVPLFSTIMYVAVGEFIACYALGYPLLLILERFRSAGF; the protein is encoded by the coding sequence ATGAAAAATTTCGATCTTAAACATCTGATCGCAGCAGCCTTGATTGCAGCTGCTTATGCCGTCATTACCATCATTTTTGCTCCGATAAGTTATGGCCCTATGCAGGTAAGAATATCTGAAGCATTGACGGTTTTGCCCTATATCACACCTGTAGCAATACCGGGCCTTTTTGTAGGCTGTATCATATCAAACATCTTTGGAGGATATGGTATTCACGACGTGGTTTTCGGCAGTCTGGCAACCCTTGTTGCCGCATATCTTACATATAAAATGCCCAAAAGGATATTAGCTCCTCTACCTCCGGTAATAATCAACGGTCTGGTTATCGGCTGGATGCTGCATTTTTTATTGAATGTCCCCCTTTTTTCGACGATCATGTATGTAGCTGTTGGTGAATTTATTGCATGTTATGCCCTGGGTTATCCGCTGCTGCTGATTTTAGAGAGGTTTAGAAGTGCGGGTTTTTAA
- a CDS encoding valine--tRNA ligase has protein sequence MGKSADNIPTVYDPKNVEEKWYKFWEDKNFFRAEIDENKEPFTIVIPPPNVTGQLHMGHALNNTLQDILIRWKRMQGYPTLWLPGTDHAGIATEAKVKEQIAEEGLTKYDLGREKFLERVWEWKEKYGRTIINQLKKLGCSCDWSRERFTMDEGCSRAVQEVFIRLYEKGLIYRGDYIINWCPTCQTTLSDIEVEHKQEEAHLWYIRYYFKDSDRYLTVATTRPETMLGDTAVAVNPEDERFKELIGRTVILPIMNREIPVIADDYVDPQFGTGAVKVTPAHDPNDFEIGLRHNLEQITVMDNNGIMNENAGKYRGMERYECRKALVEELKRLGLLEKIEDISHSVGHCYRCDTVIEPMVSKQWFVKMKPLARPAIQVVDDGRIKFVPERFTKIYINWLENIKDWCISRQLWWGHRIPAWYCDKCGEIIVSKTEPEECSKCGSQQLSRDPDVLDTWFSSALWPFSTLGWPDETEDLKYFYPTSVLVTGYDIIFFWVARMIFSGLEFMQDIPFKYVVVTGLVRDSQGRKMSKSLGNGIDPLDVIRDYGADTLRFTLSTGNAPGNDMRFYWERVEASRNFANKIWNASRFVMMNLEGYDGAEIDPEGFSMADKWITSRVNTLTREVTRALNNFEIGIAAQKLYDFIWSEFCDWYIELAKTRLYGNDTHDKLTAQYVLASTLEKTLRLLHPFMPYITEEIWQHLPHKGESIMVAPWPEYVEDLNFPEAEEKMGIVMDAIKGIRNIRGEMNIPPSKKARAVIRVTGQETGAALRDGENYIKSLAHVSSLEYIDEIGNVPEKAMAAVITGAEIYLPLEGLVDIEKEIERLKKEKKNLEGELARINGKLASKGFLTKAPAEVVQKEKEKKKDYQDRMKKIIQRLEMLS, from the coding sequence GTGGGAAAATCAGCAGATAATATACCTACAGTATATGACCCTAAAAATGTGGAAGAAAAATGGTATAAATTCTGGGAAGACAAGAATTTTTTCAGGGCCGAAATCGATGAAAACAAAGAACCCTTTACAATTGTTATTCCCCCGCCAAATGTTACCGGCCAGCTCCATATGGGTCATGCCCTGAATAATACCCTGCAGGATATACTGATTAGGTGGAAGAGGATGCAGGGTTACCCAACATTATGGCTGCCGGGAACCGACCATGCAGGTATAGCTACGGAGGCAAAGGTAAAGGAACAGATTGCAGAAGAAGGTTTGACGAAATATGATTTGGGAAGGGAAAAATTCTTAGAAAGGGTATGGGAGTGGAAGGAAAAATATGGGCGCACAATAATAAACCAGCTTAAAAAGCTGGGCTGTTCCTGTGACTGGTCAAGGGAACGTTTTACCATGGATGAAGGCTGTTCCAGAGCGGTTCAGGAGGTTTTTATAAGGCTGTATGAAAAAGGTCTGATATACCGTGGAGACTACATTATAAACTGGTGCCCCACATGTCAAACTACCCTGTCGGATATAGAGGTTGAACATAAACAGGAAGAGGCACACCTGTGGTATATAAGGTACTATTTTAAAGATAGTGACCGGTACCTGACGGTAGCTACTACCAGGCCTGAAACCATGCTGGGAGATACTGCAGTTGCTGTTAACCCTGAAGATGAGCGTTTTAAAGAATTAATAGGTAGAACCGTTATCCTCCCGATAATGAACAGAGAGATACCCGTAATCGCCGATGATTATGTCGATCCCCAGTTCGGTACGGGGGCTGTCAAGGTAACACCTGCACATGACCCCAATGACTTTGAAATTGGATTGAGGCACAATCTTGAACAGATAACGGTTATGGATAATAACGGTATTATGAATGAAAATGCCGGGAAATACAGGGGAATGGAAAGGTATGAATGCAGGAAGGCCCTGGTCGAAGAATTAAAACGATTGGGCCTCCTTGAAAAAATAGAGGATATTTCCCACAGCGTAGGTCACTGCTACCGCTGTGATACCGTTATAGAGCCTATGGTTTCAAAACAGTGGTTTGTTAAGATGAAACCTCTAGCCCGGCCTGCCATTCAGGTAGTTGATGACGGGAGGATTAAATTTGTGCCGGAGAGGTTTACGAAGATATATATAAACTGGCTGGAAAACATCAAAGACTGGTGTATATCCCGCCAGCTCTGGTGGGGTCACCGGATTCCGGCGTGGTACTGTGATAAATGCGGGGAAATAATCGTATCAAAAACAGAACCTGAGGAGTGTTCAAAATGCGGCAGTCAGCAGCTCAGCAGGGACCCCGATGTCCTGGATACCTGGTTTAGTTCAGCTTTATGGCCCTTTTCGACCCTGGGCTGGCCGGATGAAACAGAAGACCTGAAATATTTCTATCCTACTTCAGTTCTGGTAACGGGTTATGATATCATCTTCTTCTGGGTTGCCAGAATGATCTTTTCCGGCCTTGAGTTTATGCAGGATATTCCCTTTAAGTATGTTGTTGTTACGGGTCTTGTAAGGGATTCACAGGGCAGGAAGATGAGCAAATCCCTGGGTAATGGAATAGACCCCCTTGATGTAATAAGGGATTACGGTGCCGATACCCTGAGATTCACCTTAAGTACCGGTAATGCACCGGGGAACGATATGAGATTTTACTGGGAAAGAGTTGAAGCCAGCAGAAACTTCGCTAATAAAATATGGAATGCTTCCAGGTTCGTGATGATGAACCTGGAGGGCTATGATGGTGCAGAAATAGACCCTGAAGGGTTTTCAATGGCAGATAAGTGGATAACAAGCCGTGTTAATACCCTGACCCGAGAGGTAACAAGAGCCCTGAATAATTTCGAAATAGGTATCGCGGCCCAAAAACTCTATGACTTTATATGGAGCGAATTCTGTGACTGGTATATCGAACTTGCGAAAACCCGGCTCTATGGTAATGATACGCATGACAAACTTACAGCTCAATACGTTTTAGCTTCTACCCTTGAAAAAACCCTGAGGCTGCTTCATCCTTTTATGCCCTATATTACCGAAGAAATCTGGCAGCATTTGCCTCACAAAGGGGAAAGCATTATGGTAGCTCCATGGCCCGAATACGTAGAAGACCTGAATTTCCCGGAAGCAGAAGAAAAAATGGGGATTGTAATGGATGCGATAAAGGGCATAAGGAATATAAGGGGTGAAATGAATATCCCGCCGTCTAAAAAAGCGCGAGCCGTTATAAGGGTTACAGGACAAGAGACCGGAGCAGCCCTAAGGGATGGTGAAAATTATATTAAAAGCCTGGCCCATGTTTCAAGCCTTGAGTATATAGATGAAATCGGTAATGTTCCTGAAAAGGCTATGGCAGCTGTTATAACAGGGGCAGAGATATACCTTCCTCTGGAAGGGCTTGTTGATATAGAAAAGGAAATCGAGCGTCTTAAGAAGGAGAAGAAGAATTTAGAAGGAGAACTGGCCCGGATTAATGGGAAACTAGCAAGCAAGGGATTTCTGACCAAAGCCCCTGCAGAGGTGGTTCAGAAGGAGAAGGAAAAGAAGAAGGATTATCAGGATAGGATGAAGAAAATTATACAAAGGCTCGAAATGCTCAGTTAA
- a CDS encoding ABC transporter ATP-binding protein, with protein sequence MPGRDKEIIRLEKVGKTFAANSIYIKALENVNLSIYQGEFLCIVGPSGCGKTTLLRILAGLEEHSEGKVIIKRNVPEKPLNSMVFQGDSLFPWMNIIENVSYGLRMQGKGKKERYRIAEKYLTKIGLKGYEKAYPYQLSGGMKQRVSVARAFASDPEILLMDEPFGALDEQNKILLQQELLKIWGETRKTTIFITHSIDEALILGDRVIVMTSVPGRVKVTVDVRLPRPRDFSEIRSNSTFIRLYQSVWKELREEVLKTRTSKPL encoded by the coding sequence TTGCCCGGAAGGGACAAAGAGATTATAAGGCTTGAAAAGGTAGGCAAGACTTTTGCTGCAAATTCCATTTATATCAAAGCCCTGGAAAACGTAAATTTATCTATATATCAGGGGGAATTTCTGTGCATCGTAGGCCCTAGCGGTTGCGGGAAGACTACCTTGCTCAGGATTCTTGCCGGTCTTGAAGAACACAGTGAGGGAAAAGTTATAATAAAGAGGAACGTTCCGGAAAAACCCTTAAATTCTATGGTATTTCAGGGAGATTCGCTTTTTCCATGGATGAATATAATAGAAAATGTTTCATACGGGTTGAGAATGCAGGGAAAAGGGAAAAAGGAGAGGTACAGGATAGCGGAAAAGTACCTTACTAAAATAGGTTTAAAGGGGTATGAGAAGGCCTATCCGTATCAACTTTCAGGGGGCATGAAACAGAGGGTCAGCGTGGCAAGGGCTTTTGCCAGTGACCCTGAAATCCTCTTGATGGATGAGCCTTTTGGAGCCCTTGATGAGCAGAACAAGATCCTCCTCCAACAGGAACTGCTCAAAATTTGGGGAGAGACAAGAAAGACAACGATATTTATTACCCACAGCATAGATGAGGCGTTGATTCTTGGGGACAGGGTCATTGTGATGACTTCGGTCCCCGGCAGGGTAAAAGTTACCGTTGATGTAAGACTCCCAAGGCCCAGGGATTTTTCCGAGATTCGCTCCAATTCAACGTTTATCAGGCTCTACCAGAGCGTCTGGAAAGAGCTCAGAGAAGAGGTATTAAAAACCCGCACTTCTAAACCTCTCTAA
- a CDS encoding bifunctional folylpolyglutamate synthase/dihydrofolate synthase produces the protein MRYEDALQYIHQLNKFGMRLGLERIEYLLKALGNPHEGFRSVHIAGTNGKGSTAAMISSILIESGHKTGLFTSPYLERFTERIRINNREIPEEQVALFISKVIPIIDEMKKKGFENPTEFEVVTAMGFDYFSRENIDVGVIEVGLGGRLDSTNVITPVTSVITPISFDHTSELGNTLRRIAGEKAGIIKEAGTTVSAPQHEEAYRIIEETCIKKGNTLFVVGKDIMYELKDYSFYGSTFDLKGIIGEYKNLKLPLAGKYQIINASTAVGAVETLIMKGINIDEEAIFKGLEKTRWPGRLEMISQRPRILLDAAHNLSGIRTLREAIEHDLEYDKLILVIGILKDKDYKGMLEMIIPLADIVIATKPDSPRALDTETLVKEISGYGVEVYKEDSIENAVETACSMAGMRDLVCFTGSIYMIGRVRTIIINKGITAGNSKEP, from the coding sequence TTGAGATATGAAGATGCATTACAGTATATTCATCAATTAAATAAATTCGGGATGAGATTGGGGCTGGAGAGGATAGAGTATTTGTTAAAAGCCCTGGGAAACCCCCATGAAGGGTTCAGATCCGTTCATATAGCAGGCACCAATGGGAAGGGTTCAACGGCTGCTATGATAAGTTCCATCCTTATAGAGTCCGGGCATAAAACGGGGCTCTTTACCTCCCCTTACCTGGAAAGATTTACTGAAAGGATAAGAATAAATAACAGAGAAATTCCCGAAGAACAGGTAGCCCTGTTTATATCAAAGGTCATCCCAATAATAGATGAAATGAAGAAAAAAGGTTTTGAAAATCCAACTGAATTCGAGGTTGTAACTGCAATGGGGTTTGATTACTTTTCCCGGGAAAATATAGATGTGGGGGTTATAGAGGTTGGCCTTGGGGGAAGGCTCGATTCTACGAATGTTATAACCCCTGTGACTTCTGTTATTACCCCTATAAGTTTTGACCATACCTCTGAGCTGGGAAACACCCTCCGCCGGATAGCGGGTGAAAAAGCAGGGATTATAAAAGAAGCTGGAACAACGGTATCGGCTCCCCAGCATGAAGAAGCGTATAGAATTATAGAAGAAACGTGTATTAAAAAGGGGAATACCCTTTTTGTAGTGGGAAAAGATATCATGTATGAATTAAAAGACTATTCCTTTTACGGTTCTACCTTTGACTTAAAGGGCATAATAGGGGAATATAAAAACCTGAAACTTCCACTGGCAGGAAAATATCAAATAATAAACGCGTCTACCGCTGTAGGGGCTGTTGAAACGTTGATAATGAAGGGGATAAATATTGATGAAGAGGCAATATTTAAAGGCTTGGAGAAAACACGATGGCCCGGCAGGCTGGAAATGATTTCCCAAAGGCCCAGAATTCTTTTAGATGCAGCTCATAATTTATCGGGTATCCGCACCCTAAGGGAAGCAATTGAACATGACCTTGAATATGATAAGCTGATCCTTGTAATAGGTATTCTTAAAGACAAGGACTATAAAGGGATGCTGGAGATGATTATTCCCCTGGCTGATATAGTTATTGCTACAAAACCAGATAGCCCGAGGGCCCTTGATACAGAAACCCTGGTTAAGGAGATTTCCGGCTACGGGGTTGAAGTTTACAAAGAAGACAGCATTGAAAATGCAGTAGAAACAGCCTGTTCAATGGCAGGTATGCGGGACCTTGTATGTTTTACGGGCTCTATATATATGATAGGCAGGGTTCGAACAATAATTATAAATAAAGGCATTACGGCAGGTAATTCAAAAGAGCCGTAA
- a CDS encoding DUF6648 family protein: MITGSRNNIFDRFFKQRESLIIQYKNGDISKREYIEFNFDYIKKMNLQPFQRIDSFEKGIYTYQYYNVLAKYAYMLAVDIKKRGNHPKLYKEYIDRANYYYHLKDKTTFKLLKLIDFKNVDAYYIKVQSSYLKNKLYEIVLKDYNNIVLHSKSLWLLRILKEEGVFTDIIKKSIVDSYVNEKY; the protein is encoded by the coding sequence ATGATAACCGGTTCCAGAAATAATATCTTTGATAGATTTTTTAAACAAAGGGAATCTCTGATAATTCAATATAAAAACGGGGACATCAGTAAGAGGGAATATATAGAATTTAATTTTGACTATATCAAAAAAATGAACCTACAGCCTTTTCAACGAATCGATAGTTTTGAAAAGGGTATATATACCTACCAGTACTATAATGTCCTTGCAAAATACGCATATATGTTAGCTGTGGACATAAAAAAAAGGGGGAATCACCCCAAATTATACAAAGAATATATTGACAGAGCCAATTACTATTACCATCTGAAGGATAAAACGACCTTTAAACTCTTAAAGCTCATAGACTTTAAAAATGTAGATGCATATTATATTAAGGTTCAATCTTCTTATCTCAAAAATAAATTATACGAAATTGTCTTAAAGGATTACAACAATATAGTTCTTCATTCTAAAAGTTTATGGCTGCTGCGTATTTTAAAAGAGGAAGGAGTATTTACTGATATCATTAAAAAATCCATAGTGGACAGCTATGTTAATGAAAAATATTAA
- the trxA gene encoding thioredoxin encodes MVVKLTDSNFQQEVIDEKGVVLVDFWAAWCGPCRMISPIIEQLAEEYQGQVKVAKLNVDENQHTASRYGIMSIPTLMIFKDGQVVDKIVGVQPKQVISDQLEQWLAQ; translated from the coding sequence ATGGTAGTGAAATTGACAGACAGCAATTTCCAGCAGGAAGTTATTGATGAAAAGGGTGTTGTTTTAGTCGACTTCTGGGCAGCATGGTGTGGACCGTGCCGGATGATAAGCCCTATAATAGAACAGCTGGCCGAGGAATATCAGGGGCAGGTAAAGGTGGCTAAGCTAAATGTAGATGAAAACCAGCATACTGCTTCAAGGTACGGCATTATGAGCATTCCGACGTTGATGATATTTAAAGACGGCCAGGTCGTAGACAAAATTGTAGGGGTTCAGCCAAAACAAGTTATTAGCGATCAATTAGAACAATGGTTAGCTCAATAA
- the ytvI gene encoding sporulation integral membrane protein YtvI encodes MDIYNNLKLNTPLLIKLGLVLLGFTIMYFFLSTLLVYTLPFIIAALIARIIDPIVYVFEKKARLPRGLAVIISLSLFGTVMGIIIMLLGSSIFVELTKLYYRIPDYSKIIYRQVEDALAVIEKTYRSLSPETEEFIKNVINTLLNSISNLLGAFVKMLLGIISRIPGLIIFLIVIFISSFFMSRDKDKIISFIYKQIPPALMEKAKILKGDLIFALIGYIKAQLILMIFSFIISAIGLKIIGIDYAVLIALIIGIVDALPILGTGTVFVPWIVISLLLANFRLAAYLTILYGIVIATRASLEPKVLSEQIGLYPLVTLMAMYIGLQALGIAGLILGPITVIIIKTLQKMDIIPRWKQ; translated from the coding sequence ATGGACATTTATAATAATTTAAAGCTGAATACCCCATTATTAATCAAATTGGGCCTTGTTCTTTTGGGGTTCACAATTATGTACTTTTTTTTGAGCACTTTATTAGTATATACACTTCCATTTATAATCGCTGCTTTAATAGCAAGAATAATTGACCCTATCGTTTATGTTTTTGAAAAAAAAGCAAGACTGCCGAGGGGATTGGCTGTAATAATATCTCTCAGTTTATTTGGAACCGTTATGGGAATTATCATCATGTTGTTAGGTTCAAGCATTTTTGTAGAATTAACTAAACTATATTATCGGATTCCCGATTATTCAAAGATAATCTACAGGCAGGTCGAAGACGCCCTGGCCGTAATAGAAAAAACCTATCGAAGCCTGTCTCCTGAAACGGAAGAGTTTATTAAGAATGTAATAAACACGCTGTTGAACAGCATTTCCAATTTGTTAGGGGCATTTGTAAAAATGCTTTTAGGAATAATCTCAAGGATCCCTGGCCTTATCATTTTCCTGATCGTTATATTTATTTCATCATTTTTCATGAGCAGGGATAAGGATAAGATAATTAGTTTTATTTACAAACAGATCCCGCCTGCCTTAATGGAAAAAGCAAAAATTTTAAAAGGTGACCTTATTTTTGCACTTATCGGATATATCAAAGCTCAACTAATATTAATGATATTCTCTTTTATAATTTCTGCAATAGGATTAAAGATAATCGGCATCGATTACGCCGTTCTGATCGCTTTAATAATAGGTATAGTTGATGCTCTACCTATTCTGGGAACGGGAACCGTTTTTGTCCCGTGGATCGTCATCAGCCTTTTGTTGGCTAATTTTCGGCTGGCAGCCTATCTTACAATTCTTTACGGCATTGTAATAGCAACAAGGGCATCCCTTGAACCTAAGGTCCTCAGCGAGCAGATCGGGCTGTATCCGCTTGTAACCCTTATGGCAATGTATATCGGTCTTCAAGCTCTCGGAATAGCAGGTTTAATACTCGGTCCAATAACCGTAATAATAATAAAAACACTGCAGAAGATGGATATTATTCCCCGGTGGAAGCAGTAA
- a CDS encoding RNA-guided endonuclease InsQ/TnpB family protein: MEVTRVTAIQLNPTKEQQIIIGHLTYSASKLWNIANYKIKNKTLKLKELKSKLKKDFWYKNLHSQSAQALLEKLQIAWENCYKKHTKAPRFQPKDGHYPVRWKKQGIQISNDKIRLSLSKQTKQYLKDTHSIESDYLWISLPKNLSLSRVQEVEIKPHRIYGHTVYVMHIVYRKTIELDNTNRENIMAVDLGIRNLATVVTTNKTAAIYDGRELISRLKLFSKHKAKLQSAVKRSGQNTSKKLHYLIVKERNYVKDYIHKMSTFIIRQAQKERIKTITIGELSKGITNIDIGKQNNEKLHKIPFGKLCSMIEYKAKEVGIDVMRVDESYTSQTCCVCGKVDKSNRKYRGLYVCSCGNVINADVNGAVNILKRVSPSLTLGRSRGNLGIPTRVRVYSVL; this comes from the coding sequence GTGGAAGTAACCAGGGTAACAGCAATACAACTAAATCCCACAAAAGAGCAACAGATAATAATAGGCCACCTAACCTATTCTGCCTCCAAGCTTTGGAATATCGCAAACTACAAAATAAAAAACAAAACACTTAAGCTAAAAGAGTTAAAATCTAAACTCAAGAAAGACTTTTGGTATAAAAATCTACATTCTCAATCTGCACAAGCCTTACTTGAAAAACTACAAATAGCATGGGAAAACTGCTATAAAAAGCATACAAAAGCACCAAGATTTCAACCAAAAGACGGACACTATCCTGTAAGATGGAAAAAACAAGGTATACAAATCAGTAATGATAAAATTAGGCTATCCCTTTCCAAGCAAACAAAACAATACTTAAAAGATACGCACTCTATTGAGTCCGATTACCTATGGATAAGTTTACCGAAAAACTTATCGCTCAGTAGAGTGCAAGAAGTTGAAATAAAACCCCACAGGATATATGGACATACCGTATATGTCATGCACATAGTATATAGAAAAACTATAGAACTAGATAATACTAACCGAGAAAACATAATGGCAGTAGACTTAGGAATAAGAAACCTTGCGACAGTAGTTACAACCAACAAAACAGCAGCTATATATGATGGCAGGGAACTCATATCAAGGCTTAAACTATTTTCTAAACATAAAGCGAAGCTTCAAAGCGCTGTAAAAAGAAGCGGTCAAAATACTTCTAAAAAGTTACACTACTTGATAGTTAAAGAAAGAAACTATGTTAAAGACTACATCCACAAAATGTCAACCTTCATAATAAGACAAGCACAAAAAGAAAGAATAAAAACCATAACAATAGGAGAATTAAGCAAAGGCATAACAAATATAGATATAGGCAAACAAAACAACGAAAAGCTGCATAAGATACCTTTTGGCAAACTATGCAGTATGATAGAGTATAAGGCTAAAGAAGTAGGTATAGATGTAATGCGTGTAGATGAAAGCTATACTTCACAAACCTGCTGTGTCTGCGGCAAAGTAGATAAGTCAAACCGTAAATACAGAGGGCTATATGTTTGCAGCTGCGGTAATGTAATAAACGCAGATGTAAACGGTGCTGTGAACATACTAAAAAGGGTATCTCCGAGCCTAACATTAGGTAGGAGTAGAGGGAATCTGGGCATCCCGACTAGAGTTCGCGTGTATAGCGTTCTCTAG